AACTCTAGAGAATATCGGCGTGAGGTGACTATGTCTATCTAATTCATTCTTGTTAACCTTATTCCTAATTCTAGAGAACGTTGGCCCGAGTATATCAGATGTCAAAATTTGAGAAATTCTGACCCTCCACTACTTTAATGCAGGTGCAACGTCTTCTTGTTAGAGTATTCCAAAAACTGCCATCACCTGATTATTTAAGCATATGTCAGCTTCTCATGTTTTTGGATGGACCAGAGGACGTTGCTGGTGTATTTGAGAAACTCTTAAGATCAGAAAGCAAAGATGATGCTTTATTGGGATTTCAAATAGCTTTTGACCTTGTAGAGAATGAACACCAAGCTTTTCTTTTGAAAGTGAGGGACCGACTTTCCAGTCCCAAGGGAGAACCCTCAGTGCCTGCACAGTCTGGATCTGCTGAGCTACATTCTTCACGGGTAAATACCACAACGGAGGATGCTCAGATGACAGAGGGTAGTCAAGATTCTGAAGGAAATGTGTCCCATGCTGATCCAAAGGAAGCTATTTATGCTGAGAGGttatcaaaaataaaaggaatacTGTCTGGAGAGACTTCCATACAGTTGACATTGCAATTCTTATATAGTCATAATAAGTAAGGCACTtttcctgttttcttttcttctcttcccAAGATAGTTTCAGTTTACTGGATTTCTTTGAAGCATTTGACTAATTGTTGGTTTTTTGCATATAAGATCGGATCTCCTAATTCTCAAGACAATAAAGCAATCTGTTGAGATGAGAAATAGTGTTTGTCATAGTGCAACTATATACGCTAATGCCCTTATGCATGCTGGGACAACTGTCGACACGTTTCTCAGGGAGAATTTGGTCAGTTACTGTGCACCTACTTTCCTCATTATTTTATGTGTTGCATAATGACAAAAGTAGTGATTTCTATCTAACATTTTGTATTTGCTTAAACTGTCAGGACTGGCTTAGCCGGGCTACAAATTGGGCTAAGTTTAGTGCAACAGCAGGACTAGGAGTTATTCACAGAGGCCATTTACAGCAGGGAAGATCGCTAATGGCTCCTTACTTGCCACAGAGTGGAGCTGCTGGTGGTGGCAGCCCATATTCAGAAGGAGGTGCCTTGTATGCTCTGGGTTTGATTCATGCTAATCATGGGGAGGGCATCAAACAGTTTCTACGTGATAGCCTGAGGAGCACTAATGTTGAGGTATTTGCCTTGTTGTATTATGTAAAAAAGTACCTATTTTCATCTTTGCACTTTTCCACctttttgaaaaattgtctCCTGCAGGTTATTCAGCATGGTGCCTGCCTTGGTCTTGGTTTGGCAGCATTGGGAACTGCTGATGAAGATATTTTTGATGATATAAAGAATGTCCTTTACACGGACAGTGCCGTTGCTGGTGAAGCTGCTGGAATCAGTATGGGTTTACTGATGGTTGGGACTGCAAGTGAGAAGGCAAGTGAAATGCTTGCTTATGCGCATGAGACACAGCATGAGAAAATTATCAGGTGTGCTTAACGTCTATAATCTATCTCCAGAATTAAAACCTTAATGAATTCTTTCCgccatttcttttctctctctttttgtgAGAGAGAGATCAAAAGTCAGTTGGAGATTTTTTTTACCATCTTTTATCGACTGTTGTAGGGGTTTGGCATTGGGGATAGCTCTGACAGTTTATGGAAGAGAAGAAGGAGCTGATACACTGATTGAGCAGATGACTCGGGATCAAGATCCCATACTACGTTATGGAGGAATGTATGCATTGGCGTTGGCTTACAGTGGAACTGCAAACAACAAGGCCATTCGACAGCTGCTGCATTTTGCTGTATCAGATGTGAGCGATGATGTTAGGCGCACTGCAGTTTTGGCACTTGGTTTTGTTATGTACAATGATCCAGAACAGGTTGGTTTCTCTTACTTTCAGTGCTTGTGCATCCTTCTGTTTTTATTGTTACGATGCTTATGGTTTATGTTCTGGGCTATAAGAATTTGCACCGACGCTTTGTTTCTCCAAACAACTTTTCATATGATGTGTTTGCTGTTAATTTTTTCTGCCCTGTACGAGAATCGATGGAAATGCAGATGTTGAACAATCCATCTAATTGAGTTGCTAACCTTAAAATGCAGACTCCTCGGATCGTCTCCCTGCTCTCTGAATCATACAATCCACATGTTCGTTATGGTGCAGCTCTTGCCGTTGGCATATCATGTGCTGGTACCGGTCTGAGTGAGGCCATATCATTGCTGGAGCCTTTGACATCAGATGTAGTTGATTTTGTTCGTCAAGGAGCTCTCATGGCGATGGCCATGGTAATGGTTCAGATCAGTGAAGCCAGTGATTCCCGTGTTGGTGCATTTAGGTAGTTTTTTTCCTGTTAGCTGTGTGCACTTGGCTATCTATTTCATTTCAATTAAGCTGATATTTTTGCCTCATTTAACAGGAGGCAATTGGAGAAAATTATTCTGGATAAGCATGAAGACACTATGAGCAAGATGGGTGCAATTTTGGCAACGGGAATCTTGGATGCTGGTGGAAGGAATGTGACAATAAAGTTGCTTTCAAAGACAAAACATGACAAAGTAACTGCAGTTGTTGGTCTTGCTGTTTTTAGCCAATTTTGGTACTGGTATCCGCTCATATACTTCGTTAGCTTGTCATTCTCACCGACAGCTTTCATTGGTCTCAATTATGACCTTAAAGTTCCGAAATTTGAGTTCCTATCTCATGCAAAACCATCATTGTTCGAATATCCCAAGCCCACAACTGTAGCCACCACCACTTCAGCTGTCAAGCTTCCTACAGCCGTTTTATCCACATCAGCCAGAGCAAAGGCCAGGGCGAGTAAGAGAGAGGCAGAGCAGAAGGCAATT
This Coffea arabica cultivar ET-39 chromosome 3e, Coffea Arabica ET-39 HiFi, whole genome shotgun sequence DNA region includes the following protein-coding sequences:
- the LOC113736310 gene encoding 26S proteasome non-ATPase regulatory subunit 1 homolog A-like yields the protein MAAAATMVSSAGMLLAMLNESHPQLKQHALSNLNAFVDFYWPEISTSVPVIESVYEDEEFDETQRQLAALLASKVFCYLGELNDSLSYALGAGPLFDVSEDSDYVRTILAKAIDEYADLKTKAAESNEAAKIDPRLEAIVERMLDKCITDGRYQQAVGMAIECRRLDKLEEAIIRSDNVQATLSYCTDVSHNFVNSREYRREVQRLLVRVFQKLPSPDYLSICQLLMFLDGPEDVAGVFEKLLRSESKDDALLGFQIAFDLVENEHQAFLLKVRDRLSSPKGEPSVPAQSGSAELHSSRVNTTTEDAQMTEGSQDSEGNVSHADPKEAIYAERLSKIKGILSGETSIQLTLQFLYSHNKSDLLILKTIKQSVEMRNSVCHSATIYANALMHAGTTVDTFLRENLDWLSRATNWAKFSATAGLGVIHRGHLQQGRSLMAPYLPQSGAAGGGSPYSEGGALYALGLIHANHGEGIKQFLRDSLRSTNVEVIQHGACLGLGLAALGTADEDIFDDIKNVLYTDSAVAGEAAGISMGLLMVGTASEKASEMLAYAHETQHEKIIRGLALGIALTVYGREEGADTLIEQMTRDQDPILRYGGMYALALAYSGTANNKAIRQLLHFAVSDVSDDVRRTAVLALGFVMYNDPEQTPRIVSLLSESYNPHVRYGAALAVGISCAGTGLSEAISLLEPLTSDVVDFVRQGALMAMAMVMVQISEASDSRVGAFRRQLEKIILDKHEDTMSKMGAILATGILDAGGRNVTIKLLSKTKHDKVTAVVGLAVFSQFWYWYPLIYFVSLSFSPTAFIGLNYDLKVPKFEFLSHAKPSLFEYPKPTTVATTTSAVKLPTAVLSTSARAKARASKREAEQKAIADKTFGAELPSGSGTSGKAKSGDKDGESMQVDGAAEKKSEPEPNFEVLTNPARVVPAQEKFIKFKEDSRYVPVKLAPSGFVLLKDLRPTEPEVLSLTDSPSSTMSNAGASATAQQGTGSAMAVDEEPQPPQPFEYTA